DNA from Rutidosis leptorrhynchoides isolate AG116_Rl617_1_P2 unplaced genomic scaffold, CSIRO_AGI_Rlap_v1 contig203, whole genome shotgun sequence:
TTGGTTTAGAAGCGTCAAAACTCTTGTAACTCTTTGCCTTTGGCTGAAAATGGGAGCAAATTTGATGAAAATACTTTATTCTGGATGCCATTTGTTTTCTCTTCTTTGATGAATGATTATTCGATTTTGGTCTTCTTCCTTCAAATACACTTATGGTCAGCGTTCTGTGAAATCTCCATTTTCTGGTGTCTAGTTTTCAGATTGTAGCTTCCATTCATCCTGACTGTCACTAAATTTTGCTGCTGCTTGAGAAGTTGCTCGTAGAAAGTTTCTGTAGTATTTCCATATGGTGATCTCAGACATGCTCTAATTCTAATTCTTGTATTCATTTGTAATCAGGTTCATAATTTTATTCATTGCCGTTGGAGTAGTCCTCTTCATCATTTCCTGCATTGGCTGTATAGCAGCTGTCACCCGATCTGGATGTTGCTTGGTTTTCGTATCCTAATTGTTCCAGTTATTTGCATTTGTGTTGTTGCAGACCAATGTTAAAATGAACTATATTTCATTCCttctttttttaaatcattagtttcTTTAATAACAATATAGTACTCAGTATTGCTGGTCTTGCTGATCTGTGTGGAATTAGCATGTGCCGGGTTTATATATTTTGACAAGAGCTGGGAAGAAGTAAGGAATCGTAAATTGATATTCTAAAATCAAGTTGCTCTAAGTTCATCTTATTCGTGGAGTACATTTCTGACAGGAAATTCCAACGGACAAAACAGGAGATTTTCACATGATTTATGATTTTCTTAAACAacatttggatattgtgaaatggGTCGCTCTCGGTTGTCTGATTTTAGAGGTAAGCATAATGGTATAGATTCAATGCACATCGACTTGCACATATATATTCAAAACCGAATGTCATTAAACTCGTGTGAAGTTGGTTGGCATACATGACTGGATTCAATTAGTGGATTTGAACATCTAATTTTTCAACTTTTTCTCACATTAACCTCAATTTGTTTATGTTCCTCTAGCCTGTAAAGTAGCAAAGAGATAGGTTTCTGTTATTATATTCTCTTAAATGACCATATATCTAATGAACCAAAAATTTGTTTCAGGCTTTAGTATTCTTGCTAACTCTTGTGGTTAGGTCAGCAAACAAACCTCTAGAATATGACAGTGATGATGAGTTTATATCCCCAAGGCAACAAATTAGGCAGCCTTTCCTGAACAGACCACCAGCTCCAGCTTCAGGTGTGCCAGTTTCTGGCAGCATGGATCAGCATGGTGGCAGAAATGATGCTTGGAGCGCACGCATGCGGGAAAAGGTGAGATTTATCTATGGCACTTCTCAACATCAACTTTTTAAATAATTGAAAATGATGGCGGCTCCTTTGTTGTTTAAAATGATATTAACAGTGTGTCTCTTATCCCATTAGGAAATTGTGGCATCATATGCCATTTGTTTGGCTAATAAGTTCGGATTTATTTTTTATTCGTTCAGTTCTTGGTTTAATACTTCTGTATTTAATTCTATGTTGCACGTGAAACCAGTATGGACTCGATACTTCTGACTTCACACACAACCTATCCGATTCCCAAAGGCATCAGCAAGTTACGCCACAGCCAACAGAAGAAAAAAGCCGTTGCGCAATCATGTAATCACTTTATAGGCCTTGCTGAATCCAAAATTTGATCCCCCTCAAAGGTCGATTCCTTGGACAGGTGTTTTGATCTCAGACAGCAGTCGTGTCAATTTCTCTATGTCCAGTTTGTGTTTTCATACATATTCCCCCCCTCTAATGTTTCCTCTTGAGACAATCTTTTTTTGTTTATGTCTATCTGTAAATTGTACTAATATCTTGTTCTGTTACCTTTAGGCTTTGATGTGGACTAGTAAATGAGTCAATTCTTAATTTGAGTACAAAAATCTTGAAGATCTTTGCTATGGAATGATTCCTTTTATGCTTTGTGTGACCTTGACAACGTCGCAAATGAGATTTTTTTGTTCTATGTCGACTCTAGCGACAAAGAATTCTCCCCAAGTCATCATTGTATGATTCCGAGATGCACACCTTTGAGGTTTCATCAAAGCAAAAGCAAAAGCATAACCAACTTATAAACCGGCGTATATTTTTCCGAAACATCATTTTCCTCTTTTTATTGCAACATATATAGCTCTTCCTATTTGTCTTTATTGTGTAATAGTATCATTTAAGCCATTAATGTCACTTTCTGTGTGTGTTTTCTTAATAGCTCTTTTTAATCTCTATATTTCTTTCTAGGTGCCTTGTGGTCCAAACTAGAGCTAGGTTAGTGAATGCAAATTGGATTCCTACTCTGGAAATTTTTGAGAAAAGACAGTTTATATATATTAGGTTTTTGGATATATCCAGTTGTTGGTATTTGGTAGTGAATTGATGATGATATTACTTACGTATATACTAGTGCGTTTTGTTAATTAAATGAAAATCCTTTTCATTTTCCAATAGATATGTCGATCATAACAGTAACGCCTATACAACTCACTCGACATAACAAGGTCCAAAGAGGTCAAAAGCACACAAACACATAGCAATAGGGCCTAGACCATTTAGAATCACAGAGACTCACCACTCATGCTTGTGCAAAAGTTGTCCAATTCGAACTGTCCGAAGAGCTAGCTCGTTCAAACGTTAACGTACATTACATCCAGTTATTGAGCATTAAATCTCCCCGATCGTGCAAATATTTACTCCGACAACAAGTATAGATAGAAACACTTACAGAGAAATTCATTTAAACAGTTGTATATATACACCTAAATATAATCTTATATCCTCATTTTCCAAACCATGCATGAACTCAAATCGATATGTACATATTGCATTGCAATGTGTATGTCTAGCTTTTTCTGTTGATacacattcattttcaatataccacGGAGTATATAGTGTTAAGAGTTGGCAAGATTGAGATCTCAATCTGAAATTGATTGGCTATTAGAACTTATTGTGGTCTGACATTGACGTTTCATGACCTTCCAAATCTATAATTTCAAAAAGAAAATGTATAAATTAAAGAAAAGTCAATTGTTAttagtatatattatattatatgaatacCAGCACTATTGTTGTAAGTGACCCCCAGCTGTGAATGTGACCAATCTCATTTTCTATTTCCTTTTCCCTCTAGAATCATGTATTATTATACGTAGTATACCAGTATTGGTATATATAGCTTGCATTGATGCGAAATGATACTATCACAATTACTTCAATTAGTAATATATCaaaatacataattttttttaaaaaaataataatatcttaaaatatatgATGTTATGTATTTTTAGATTTATTTAAATGAATTTATATTTAatcaataatttttattaaaaatatttattttgataaatttaaaaatataaaatattatgtATTATGAGACGGAAGGAGTATTTGTTTGTTGGGAAAAAAAAGATGACGTCTCTATAATATGCACCTCAATAAAAAAATTTCGAATCTATATGTTCTTCTCATCCTTTTCTATGTCTGATGTATATTATGAACGTAGGGAATTACTAATTTTTAAAGGAAAGAAATGGAAAAAATCTTATACTTCGAATTCAAaatatatgaattttttaattttaaatattttttaattatttaaaattaaaatactatatattttaaaatgaaaatagtatttttttttaatattaatgaagGTAGTATTAAGTTAGTTGAGAGGGTGTAAATCTAAACAGATTTAACTGATAAAACACGTAGGATAGAAAGTATTATTTTCTTTGTCATAGTAATTTACAGACCCTTAAAAAAAATAGTAATTTACAGAATCATTCCGACGATTATATGATATATGAATTATTTTCTTTGTCATAGTAATTTACAGAATCATTGACCGACGATTACATGACATATAAATTATAAATGGAGAAAAAAACACTTCGAAAGGAACCGTCATCAATCCATGACCAATAATTTCATTGTATATTATCTCATGCAAACGAAAATAAAAACACAAATATTTTGTTCTCTctgaaataatattatttttattatgtttaatATTTTATACATTTGGTCCGTTACGTTTGTTCTTTTTACATAATCGCTTCGAGGAGTGATCAACTCAAAATATTCTTTCAAAACGAAATTCATTTCGGACTTGACAATGATATTACTTTTATTCTTAAAATCTCAATCATAATTCATAATCGATCTATTTTTGTGATGGTGGTTTTGAAATGATTGTTTTTATAATGGTTAGTTCTGAAAATTATCTGCATGCAGCTTATGAAAATTTCAAAATTATTGTTTTTTTCCCTCTGCTTTCTATCTAAAATAAAATCTCCAACAAAAATTGATTTGGGGATTAGGGTTCTTCATTTCAATCCGTCGCTCTGTTAGATTTTAAAAGCAAACTTAAATTGTTATTATTTCAAAATTATCTTAGTAGCCccaattttctaaaaaaaaatttccttaaaaaaaaaatttggttgGTTGATGGCAATCTACAACGATTCGGGTTCATCGCCATCGATTTATACCATTTCAAAGATTAGGTAGTCCGAAATTCAAGACTCATGAGTCTTAAATCACGAAGCGTTTACCAGAAGGATGGGACAGCGTCAGAGCTCATATTAGTCTATAAATATAACGATTAAGGATAAATTTGAGTTTGGATAAATGTGAGCTCAAATTTTCAATTCAAGTTCGTACTCTTCCCATATAAAATTCTATTATTTGTTatgtttataattatatttttcCACTTTCTATCATCTGTGACTTAACAGTCTAAGAAATCCATTGTTGAATAAGAATTGAAACGAGAGTTTTTGCTAATGAGTTTAAGAAGAAAGGTAAAATATTCAGTAATGATAATAATCTCAATATTAGCGTGTATTACTTAAAAAGCAGCATGGATTTATTTACCACTTCCTAACTGATTTTGATCAATTGAACTAGACAATATTTTCTTTGAAGTTTAATTATGTTTGACAACAACATCTTATATACTTAAattaatatttcacaattaatttGTTATAATTATGAATTTATGATCATAAAAAATGAAAGAGAACTAGGAATTGCATATGGATTTTGAGATAAATGCGTTGACTAATACAATCTCATCTCTCATCTTTGTGTTATTTTTTCATGACATGAATTTCTATGTCTCGACAGATTTGGCTCCAAATTGAGAAATTGAACATTGAGATATTAACTGAAGATGTGTATCCTCTTATCCGTATAGCTGTTTATTTTGGTCTTCGTTATCCAATCGACGAAAAATGATTTATGTGACTTATGACATGTTTATAAACTTGGAAAAAGTGAACATTATAAAGACGGTTCATTGGCTATGAAATGAAAAAAAGATGAAAAGTAGCCATGGACTTGGTAGGACAAGTGttattattttatgatattatATGTCATTTTGTAGTTTTTTTtgtataacaaaaataatattagtTTATATTTACTATATAATTAACTTTTGACTTATTCTTAAGCATTATATTAGATGCTATTTCTTTACATagtaattaataatatcatataattaaaaaataaaaaatagattaaaaaaataaatacaatgAGCAACAATAAAAATGCACGTTTATCTATTCATTCTATAATCATAGTCGACTTTATTACTTAGTTGTAAGTTAGATTATTATATTGATGTCcatattttcattatttttttcaTCCATCCCATTGTAAAAATAGACAATTTTATATTCAAATAAAATGAAATACACAAATTAAATCGACGTCGACCAACAATTTCGCGCGAGCACTTGCCACTAGTTTCTCTATATTTAACGATATTGCAGGtatttaattataataactttCTTATATGGCGACACAACTAAAAGGAAGAAAAAAAGTACTATATTACAAGCAACAAAACAAAACAAGAATTGGGACATCAACCCATAGTTGATCTCCAGTCTGTCTCTGTGTTGTCTCCCTCCTACAGTATAAATACCTAAAACTGTATTGTAGCAGGACGACATCGTTTTTAACTGTTGTTTTCTGGTAAAACAGTCAAAAACTTACGTAAGTGTGTCATATGAATTGTTTTTATTAAGATGGTTATGTTAAGTGTTAACTAAACCGTAAActctgaaaagaaaaaaaaagggtcAACTAAACCGTACAATCAATCAATCCAACACGGGTTAGGTTAGCACTAGGAGACATCAAGTCGGATAATGATAATGTTATGCATAATTTTAACAGATGTCTTAATTTTGATCCTTTTATTTTAAAATGTTCGCCATGAATCCTTTTAATTAAAGAAGGAAAATGCATGATAAGGATTACTAATACAGTGTATTTTAAAATGAGATTCAACATCGATTTTCTTCGAAAGTTAAAGGACTACTTATAAAAACAAAATCAATTGTCAAACTTTCTAGTCTGACTTTTTGAGTGTGTTCTAGTTGCATGGATTGGAGATGAATACAATGTGAAATAGAACTAAGAGTGATAATGATAAACGAACTGAGGAATGAAGGCACGTATTCAACTGGGTGTTCAATTGGGTACAGTACTTTTGTGTATTGTAGCGGGTAAAGGTGAACATTTATGATGCTTCCCGGAAACGAAGTTTCCGGGTTTACTAATTGAGGTTAGGTGATTAATTATAGTTTAAAACCGGAAAGAGGAAAACCAGGCCATGCTAAGACCGGAATTAACAAATCTGGCCATGGCTATAACCGGAATTAACAAAATCGGGCCATGCTAAGACCGGAATTGACAAATCCGGTTAAGTGAACGACCGGAAATGTGATTCACGGTTTAATGTTGGACCGGAAACGTGATATGCGGTTTAATGCTGGACCGGAAATGTGATTTACGGTATAATGTTTGACTGTACATTGAGTTCTGCCTAGCCAATGTTTGAGAATGGAGCTGGCCTTTTCCTTTAGGATTACCATTCCCTTGAGACCCCATTTCCTAAATTTCCAACCCAGTAAATTTAATCTTACCGAATCATCCCAAGTCTGAAGCTTGATCTTCAAAAACTCCCTAAAACATCAGCCCAACAAATTATTAGGACTTCAAACTCCACACAAAAATCTGAATTTTATAGGTGAAGTTGAACTTTGAACACCTAAAAATTGCAATCCATGAAATTCCTTTCAATTACAAATTACAACAAATTTTAACCTTCAAAATGCTGCATGCAAATTCACGATGACTAAATTAGGCATATAAAAAACCAGCAGAAATAGATGATCAAAATAGCGTACCCTACTaccattattatgaattatttctaCAATTCTAATCAAAATATAGTAATTCACGCCCAAAAGAGAATTAAATACTCTAATTGATCAATATGAAATCAATTACCAGAAACTACTAGAGAAGTCTAAATCTTCATCATGCAGAGTGTGATCGAAAAGGATGCAGAACTCCAGTCCTTGAATCAAAATTGTTTAAACTAAACCACAAACTCTCAAAAATTTCTTCacagattcacaaacaaaattttGCATGCAATAAAAATCAAAAGAAGATGCTGAAAATGTAAGCAAATTAAACTTTTAAACAAACAGAGGAACTTGAAACTTACGATTCACAAACAGAACGTGCCATTTGTCATGCATGCATTGGATAATTCGGTGGCTTTTGGCACGTGGCCCTTTGACCGGGTTTGTTAATTTCGGGTTTTGTATTTCTGTAGTTGACCGGAACATTGTATCCGGTTTTAGTCTTGTGTTAGTCTTGGACCGTTGTATCCGATTTTAGTCTTCTACTCTTTACCCGTAATTGAAGATTCCGGTTTACGGTTTGGCTTAATTACAACATTAATTTTGTAAAACCGAAAATGAAATTTCCGATCGTACTACCTCTGTTCTGTTCACCTCAATACAAATTGTATTAAAATGTCTAGCTTTTTTTTTAAGGGAAATACATTTATAATTTCCTAATGTtcaattctaaagattttgaaaaaaaaaaattactacatATTACTACTTTTATAGAAAATTATATGGAGTAGAATTATGAATTATGAGCCTAACGTGTAGATAGAGTTTTGACTTTAAAGGCTTCAGAATTCCGCAAATGACGTTATTACTTTCCATTTCTATAAAAATTGAGGAGAAACTTCATTGGATAGCACATTTCGATAAAATCcatcattaattatcatcaaacttCTTTGTAAAAAATTGATAGTATATATTTGATAAGTGCTTATAACTCATAATTGttcataaaataagttatttataaGTGCTGTTGATAGTATTATGACAAAATTTAGATTTTAAGTTAGTTTTTTGCAATTGAAATGTATTGATTCGATAATgtttttatgtttataattatattttaaatatttatagAAAAATTAATTTTATCATTGAACGAATTCATCTAAATCAAATTCATTAAATTTATTGAACAAATTATAAACGATTTTCATCAAAACTATAAAtaatttgataaaattatttataatTTATCTCATGAATTTAATGAATTCAATTTTGGATGATCCGAAAAAAATATGAGATGGGCAACTGTTGAGCATTTGCTCCACGTATAGTGCTTTATTGACCCCACATTCTGTGTAAGTGCATCAGTTTATGAATCATTTTCCATataatattttattacataaaataAATTCTTAGAATTTCTCCTCATACATAGTAGTTTTTTTTGTATGCAAAATCTTAACCGTCCAACCAATTGTTCTTCATCAAACCTACTTCATTTTTACCAATTATGACTTGTATTCGTTCGTTCAATTTGTTTATTGTCAACCCATTTGCTTGTTCATGGTGTGGGGTCACTGTAAAATCTTGGCCGTGTGCAGGTATTGAATTATGGATAATATTTTAATTTCCTATTAAATTTCTTTTAATGGTCATTGTCATTTTGTTTTAAAAAAAGAAACAAATTGAGATTTTGGGTGTTGTGTAAATGATGTAACTTTCTATATTTGTTTTATAAAAACTTGTGGTGGTCATTTCTGTTTCATCTCAGTTAAGTTTTGGGATTTTGTTTAATGTCTCTCTGATTAGGATCCAACTTAGTATAATAATTGCCCAAGTTGGAAACTTTCTTAATCTGCTGCTGTAATTAGCAACTGGGTTGGTTGTAATTTCTGTTAATCTTCACACAGTAATGTATAAATTTTTTAATTATTTGAATATTGCAACTGGGTTTTTTTGTGCTGTTGATGACTGAGTATCTGAAATGGATTATCTTGTCGTCTACATGGCACAAAATAAATTCCATCCTAGGGGCTATATATAGGGTTAGTTATCACGAAAGTGATGTGTCAATTTTAATGGAAATAACATTTTGGTTGGAATTGAATTATAATATATCTGGTTTGTGTTAGGAAAGGAAAGCTATAGCTAAATGGAGAAGAGATCAGAATAGAGTATTCTCTTTGCTGCAAGTTGAGGAAGTAGATGAACTTTATTTTGTGTGTGTGTCGTGAAGTGTTTGGTCCCCAAATGATCAAATCTTCTTTTAATTTAGCATTTAGCCCGCCTTCTGCCCATACCCTTTAATTGTTTTTGTAATTAAGCCTTCCTATTTAAGTAAGTAATCCTTCGTTCCCTACCAAAGTGACAACAGATCAATACTAAAATTAACGCCGGTTGCTTCTTCCAAAAGTAATTGCTCCTTTCCTTCTACTCTTGTGAGATAATTATGAGAACTACCAGGAGAGGAAGGCGTTCTGAGGTATAATATATTTAAGGTTGAGCTCATCTCTTAGCTTGTTTGGTTGAAATTAAGCATTTTGTTTGTTAATTATTGTTTTTAGGCTTTCTGGCCATCGATTGTGATGAAGAAATGGCTGAATATAAAGCCAAAAGTGTATGATTTTAGCGAGGATGAGGTGGACACTGAAACTGAGAGTGGAAGATGATGGTATGTAACTATATATGCTCTCTTCTACTACTTGTTCTTCACAATACTAAACTTAAATGATGTTCATCGTTTCTCTTCGATTGATTTTCGTCTTCCAGCTTGTTCTCTTAAGGATGCAAGAGTACACGCTGTTGACGATTTTGGCAGTAGATGGAGCCAATCTGAATGCCAAAGTCAAATTTCAGGCAATACTTACTTTCTGTCTTAAGATCTCAAAATTTGATTTACGCTTCTTTAATTATATCGTTTCAATTTTCCCCCATCGTCCACGGTTTTCTCCTGTTCTATTACAAAATCCTAGGATTATGAATACTTTCTTTTTTACATGGTGCCTGGTCCTATGTAAAGAAGCTATCAAAAGCATTATATACTTTCTTTTTTACATGGTGCCTGGTCCTTGAATGAATTGTTACTTTTTTTTATTTCTTGGCTCTTAAGTCTCAAAACTTTCATTTTTCCCCTTTTCTGAATTGTAGATGAACCTTCCAAAGGCTATCGATCAAGACATAGGAGAGGAAAATCTGAAACTCTGCGTGTTCAGTACATAAACACAAAGGATGTGAGGTTTGGCGTGATGTTCTTATTATGCTATCCAGGCTTCTGCTTTCTACTACCTCCGTCCCAAAATAGATGCAAATTTTTCAATGCAAATTGCATGTAAAAATTTGCATCTATTTTGGGCCGGAGGTAATATTTTTTTTACTAAAGTTGATACTTAATTTTTTCTGTTTTGGTTTTTGCAGGGTGACTATTGGAACTTGGAATGTTGCTGGAAGATCTCCTTCTGACGATACTGAGATCGATGATTGGATATGTTCTCAACAGCCAGCTGACATGTATATTCTTGGGTGAGTAAAGTTCTCTAGAATGATTTATAAAAATTAAGGTTCAAATTTTACAAGGCTGGTATTTTGGTTTTCTACAGGTTTCAAGAGGTCGTCCCTCTGAATGCTGGGAACGTACTAGGAGCAGAAGATAATCGTCCAATTTCGAAATGGGAGACACTTATCCGTAAAACTCTGAACAAATCCTCGGAAAGCGAAAGTAAGCATAAAAGCTACAGTGCCCCTCCTTCCCCTGTACTAAGGACCTCTTCAGTTGCAGATGAGCTTGCAGACGAAATAGATGATGCGCCTTTAGAGCTCATAAGTGCGGGGAGCCCTAATCTTCATGACTTAGAAAGAGAAGGATTTGATAAAGTTGTCTGTATCGGAAAAAAGTCTACAAATGAAAAGAATATATGGAATGGAGTATGATACAAGACTAGACTGGCCGGAGATTTCTTTAGATGCAAACTCCTCCTCGAGTAGTATCTTCCGATTTTAAGTTACGTAGAGTGTGGAGTAGTAATGCCAGGATTGGGTCGAATTCACTTGACAACCCTAATTTGATTTCCAATTTTGCACTAAGTGGAAGTAGACTGATCAGAAGATCACACCGTAGCTCTGAAGACTTGAGCTCATTTCTTAAGGAAAAGGAGCTTGAACCATTGGAGGATAGAAGCTCTGATGATGAGGAAGATGACGACAACGAGAACGATGATGTCATTTTTCCGGAAACAGAAGAAGAAAACAATTGCACAAAGTCACGGCCTAAATATGTTCGAATTGTGAGCAAGCAGATGGTAGGGATATATTTATCGATATGGGTGAGAAAGCGACTTCGGCGACATATAAACAGCTTAAAAGTATCTCCTGTTGGTGTAGGCCTAATGGGCTACATGGGAAACAAGGTAGGTAAAATGGAGTAACTTGTAGTTTACGTTACCCAAATCCAAAGATGTTTCAGTCTGAATTGGTGATGGATGCATGATGCAGGGATCTGTTTCTGTTAGTATGTCTCTTTACCAATCAAAGATGTGCTTTGTTTGTTCTCATTTGACTTCTGGTCAAAAGGATGGAGCTGAACAAAGGCGAAATGCTGATGTTAATGAGATTATTAGACGCACCACTTTTTCATCTGTCTTTGATATTGTGGATGATCAACCTCTCACAATTCCATCTCATgagtaagtgtatatatatatatatatttcacctCATTATGTTAGGTATTCATTTTGATTGATTTTTTAGATATATTGTAATCAAATAGCTGATTGCTTGTTCTGCAAACAAACAGTCGGATATTCTGGTTTGGCGATCTAAATTATCGTTTGAATATGTTGGACGCGGAAGTGAGGAAACTTGTTGCTATGAAACAGTGGGATCAACTTCTTAATCATGATCAGGTAGGTAACACATTTACTAATTATCATGATTTGGTAATTCCAACCTAGAATAGAAGATATTAGTCCTTTAATTTATCTTCTGAAGTCTAGTTTGAGAAAAAAAAAAGACTAATAGTAATAGGCGTTGATGGAATGGTTCAGTTGATCAAAGAACTCCATAGTGGACATGTATTTGACGGATGGAAAGAGGGATTGATAGACTTCCCTCCGACTTATAAATACGGAATAAATTCCGACAGATACGTCGGCGAAAATCCACAAGAAGGGGAAAAGAGGAGATCTCCGGCTTGGTAATCTTCACAAGTTTCCTGGAACAAGATTCCAATCCTTCATTTTGGGTCCTCATACAGTATTTGAAAACGTTTTGCAGGTGTGACCGTATACTTTGGTTAGGAAAAAGGCATAAAGCAACTTTGTTACAAGAGGTCGGAAATAAGGCTCTCTGATCATCGTCCGGTCACTTCTATGTTCGTGGTTGAAGTTGAAGTCTTAGACCATCGAAAGCTGCAAAGGGCACTAAATGTCAACAAAGCAGTCCTACAGTCGGAAATTTTGTTAAATGAAGATGAGGAGGATTACAATTTAATCAGATAGCAGTATCAGGTAGTATTCAAGAAGAAAACTTCTTAAACAAGCAAGGGTTTTATACTATTAATCTTCTCTATGTTAACTACTCCAAGGCTGGAACAAGTTATAGTTTACTCAATCAACAACCAAGAGATGCATTGCCTTGCCCAGGGTTATTTGTGTTTTCACAAGGCAAGCAATGATTGAGTACAAGCTCAACTCTTTACTTTTTAATATCATTCCGTGTTGATTATATACAGAATCAACTATTAAATGTTCTTCCCTGTTTGTATATTTAATTCCTTGATCTGTACAGAAACTTGAATGATTGTGTTTGTAATTGGGTTTTTGGTTGCACTATTAGAAGTCACTGAATATGTTATTCCCGACTCTGTTCATTTGTTCCGAGTTGTGTATGTTGTTCGAGATTTGTTCATTTGAAACAAGTACTAGCTTTTCGAGATAACGACGAATCTGCTAAGGAAATTTTCTTGAGCTCTTAGATTTTCTCTAAAAATCTTTACGGAGAGAGTTATCAAATGTCCCTCCTAACATTTATGCACTATATCGGTGCATGGCTTTCGCATGGAAACTTCTCAAATGTCCCTCCTAACATTTATGCACTATATCGGTGCATGGCTTTCGCATGGAAACTTCGTTATCTATCTTTCTTTGGGAGTCATGCAAAATCCATGGATCATCACCTTTGGACATTTGATGAGTCTCGACGGATCGCATATTTTTGTAGCACCTATGTATGGATAGTCTTGCTCCAACAGTATTTGAGCTAGCTTTTGGGAGACTCTATCAAATTTATTTCAAACATCACCATCGCATCACAGTCGTATTCTATTCTCGAATTATGGGGAGTTGTGGGAATCCATGAACTCCAATCAATCACTTACAAGTTCATGTTCAATCTTCCCTCTTTTAGGATTGAATTAGATCCATGAAACTCTATCAAATTTTCCCTCTTGAACTATTAGGGTTAGATTATATATTTG
Protein-coding regions in this window:
- the LOC139881858 gene encoding tobamovirus multiplication protein 2A-like, encoding MACKGCFEWLLKLLNFLLTLVGLAMIGYGSYLFVEYKRVTDDALTALPVNGDIVDLGRPMLIAVSFSTNFLDKLPKAWFIILFIAVGVVLFIISCIGCIAAVTRSGCCLVFYSVLLVLLICVELACAGFIYFDKSWEEEIPTDKTGDFHMIYDFLKQHLDIVKWVALGCLILEALVFLLTLVVRSANKPLEYDSDDEFISPRQQIRQPFLNRPPAPASGVPVSGSMDQHGGRNDAWSARMREKYGLDTSDFTHNLSDSQRHQQVTPQPTEEKSRCAIM
- the LOC139881851 gene encoding LOW QUALITY PROTEIN: type I inositol polyphosphate 5-phosphatase 2-like (The sequence of the model RefSeq protein was modified relative to this genomic sequence to represent the inferred CDS: deleted 4 bases in 4 codons); this encodes MRTTRRGRRSEAFWPSIVMKKWLNIKPKVYDFSEDEVDTETESEDDACSLKDARVHAVDDFGSRWSQSECQSQISDEPSKGYRSRHRRGKSETLRVQYINTKDVRVTIGTWNVAGRSPSDDTEIDDWICSQQPADMYILGFQEVVPLNAGNVLGAEDNRPISKWETLIRKTLNKSSESESKHKSYSAPPSPVLRTSSVADELADEIDDAPLELISAGSPNLHDLEREGFDKVVVSEKSLQMKRIYGMEYDTRLDWPEISLDANPPRVVSSDFKLRRVWSSNARIGSNSLDNPNLISNFALSGSRLIRRSHRSSEDLSSFLKEKELEPLEDRSSDDEEDDDNENDDVIFPETEEENNCTKSRPKYVRIVSKQMVGIYLSIWVRKRLRRHINSLKVSPVGVGLMGYMGNKGSVSVSMSLYQSKMCFVCSHLTSGQKDGAEQRRNADVNEIIRRTTFSSVFDIVDDQPLTIPSHDRIFWFGDLNYRLNMLDAEVRKLVAMKQWDQLLNHDQLIKELHSGHVFDGWKEGLIDFPPTYKYGINSDRYVGENPQEGEKRRSPAWCDRILWLGKGIKQLCYKRSEIRLSDHRPVTSMFVVEVEVLDHRKLQRALNVNKAVLQSEILLNEDEEDYNLIR